In Pseudomonas sp. R76, one genomic interval encodes:
- a CDS encoding ShlB/FhaC/HecB family hemolysin secretion/activation protein, whose translation MPSLVPRTRLLLGVCLLTCFALNSAAAAPTPGDQDLIRDRQNRLLEEQQRRLEELKDLPGEAAKPVVPTTPVDARCFPIQDIEFKGADSLPASDRERLLKPYIGQCLGVSQLNELLKAITDYYIDKGLVTSRAYLPQQDLSKGHLQVLVVEGKLENLKGADNSKLSERELAMAFPGKNGDLLNLREIEQAIDQLNRLPSNQAQMELAPGDAVGGSSVLVKNNPQKPWRASLSRNNDGQKSTGEQQWGTGLEWDNPLGLADQLILRGGHDAISDHQKTSKNAMFYYNLPWGWWNFSYSYNQSDYRSVAQGDGFDFKQSGDSQNHQLRAERVIHRDALSKTSINVGLSHLRTNNYIEDSRLAVSSNRLSELQLGINHGRRIGSAYVNIDLGVQNGIGAFDSQRNDQHRDRFGNLTATPDYRKYTATISYLQPFTLWGESFSFTSLATGQRSEDVLFSPQRMSLGGSSSIRGFKDQQLTGDSGGYWRNDLRWSRPVAWGWMRPVFAEYGASVGYDQGVIRNDRYNGEVHGRVSSNSLELFARGQYVSTSVTFAHSLERPGALLEREAPIYFRMDFFL comes from the coding sequence ATGCCTTCTCTTGTGCCAAGGACTCGGCTACTGCTGGGCGTCTGCCTGCTGACTTGCTTCGCGCTGAACAGCGCGGCGGCTGCTCCGACGCCTGGCGATCAGGATTTGATCCGCGACCGGCAAAACCGTCTGTTGGAAGAACAACAGCGACGCCTTGAAGAACTCAAAGACCTGCCCGGCGAAGCGGCAAAACCCGTCGTCCCCACCACCCCGGTGGATGCTCGTTGCTTCCCCATCCAAGACATTGAGTTCAAGGGCGCCGATAGCCTGCCCGCCTCTGACCGCGAGCGCTTGCTCAAGCCTTATATCGGCCAGTGCCTGGGCGTGTCTCAGCTTAATGAACTGCTCAAGGCCATTACCGACTACTACATCGACAAAGGCCTGGTGACCAGCCGCGCTTACTTGCCGCAACAGGACCTGTCCAAAGGTCATCTGCAAGTGTTAGTGGTGGAGGGCAAACTTGAAAATTTGAAAGGCGCCGACAACAGCAAACTGTCAGAGCGCGAACTGGCGATGGCCTTCCCGGGTAAAAATGGCGACTTGCTGAACTTGCGCGAAATCGAGCAGGCCATCGATCAGCTCAATCGTTTGCCATCAAACCAGGCGCAAATGGAACTGGCGCCAGGCGATGCCGTTGGTGGTAGTTCGGTACTGGTGAAAAACAACCCGCAAAAGCCTTGGCGCGCGAGCCTGTCGCGCAATAACGACGGGCAAAAAAGCACCGGCGAACAGCAGTGGGGCACAGGCCTTGAGTGGGACAACCCGCTCGGCCTCGCTGATCAATTGATTCTGCGCGGTGGCCACGACGCCATCAGCGACCACCAGAAGACCTCGAAAAACGCGATGTTCTACTACAACCTGCCATGGGGTTGGTGGAACTTCAGCTACAGCTACAACCAGAGTGATTACCGCTCGGTCGCGCAGGGCGACGGCTTTGATTTCAAACAAAGCGGTGACAGCCAAAACCATCAGTTGCGTGCCGAGCGTGTGATTCACCGCGATGCGCTGAGCAAGACCTCGATCAACGTCGGGCTGTCGCATCTGCGCACGAACAACTACATCGAAGACAGCCGCCTGGCTGTCAGCAGCAATCGACTCAGCGAATTGCAACTTGGGATTAACCACGGTCGCCGGATAGGCAGCGCCTACGTCAACATCGATCTTGGCGTGCAGAACGGCATCGGCGCCTTCGATTCCCAGCGCAACGATCAGCACCGTGATCGCTTCGGCAACCTCACCGCCACCCCGGACTACCGCAAATACACCGCCACCATCAGTTACCTGCAACCGTTCACGTTGTGGGGCGAGTCGTTCAGCTTTACCAGCCTGGCCACCGGGCAGCGCAGTGAAGACGTGCTGTTCAGCCCGCAACGCATGAGCCTCGGCGGTTCGTCCTCGATACGCGGTTTCAAGGACCAGCAACTGACTGGCGACAGCGGCGGCTACTGGCGCAACGACCTGCGCTGGTCGCGCCCGGTGGCCTGGGGTTGGATGCGCCCGGTGTTCGCGGAATACGGCGCCAGCGTCGGTTACGACCAAGGCGTGATTCGCAATGATCGCTACAACGGCGAAGTGCACGGGCGGGTCTCGAGTAATTCGTTGGAGCTGTTTGCCCGTGGCCAATACGTCAGCACCAGCGTGACCTTTGCCCACTCGCTGGAACGCCCGGGCGCGCTGCTTGAACGCGAAGCGCCGATCTACTTCCGCATGGACTTTTTCCTGTAA